From Halobacillus sp. Marseille-Q1614, the proteins below share one genomic window:
- a CDS encoding helix-turn-helix domain-containing protein, which yields MSKYSEKFKLQVVTEYFQGHLGYALLAKKYSIPSDVQILRWVRAYQAFGEEGLKRKHSKQVYPVQFKLDVLNFMKQTGASHQETAIAFQLNNPALIANWSNIFRKEGIGGLQEKAKGRPSMSKNHKKKSTKSAKELTREEQLERENELLRLENSYLKKLKAFQENPNAYLESTNSAGIRTQKRRIQIKRCLTKSGHS from the coding sequence ATGTCAAAGTATAGTGAGAAATTTAAATTACAGGTGGTAACGGAGTACTTCCAAGGTCATCTAGGGTACGCTTTATTAGCTAAGAAGTACTCGATCCCTAGTGATGTTCAAATTTTACGCTGGGTTCGTGCTTATCAAGCCTTCGGAGAAGAAGGTTTAAAAAGGAAGCATTCGAAACAAGTCTACCCTGTCCAATTCAAGCTGGATGTATTAAACTTTATGAAACAGACAGGCGCTTCTCATCAGGAGACTGCGATTGCCTTCCAATTGAACAACCCTGCGTTAATTGCGAACTGGTCCAACATTTTTCGGAAGGAAGGGATCGGAGGCCTCCAAGAAAAAGCGAAAGGACGGCCCTCTATGTCAAAAAATCATAAGAAAAAGTCAACCAAATCAGCTAAAGAATTAACTCGTGAAGAACAATTAGAACGTGAAAATGAACTCCTGCGTTTAGAGAATTCCTATCTAAAAAAGTTAAAAGCTTTTCAGGAGAATCCGAATGCCTATCTCGAAAGCACAAACAGCGCTGGTATTCGAACTCAAAAAAGAAGGATTCAAATTAAAAGATGCCTTACGAAGAGTGGACATTCCTGA
- the brnQ gene encoding branched-chain amino acid transport system II carrier protein, whose amino-acid sequence MQKRDTVFIGFMLFALFFGAGNLIYPVTLGMEAGTLYWPAIIGFVLTGVGLPIVTVAAISLVKNGAIELAGRVHPMFAVIFTSIIYLAIGPFFGIPRAANVGFEMGVAPWIGGINGLGLLVFTVIFFVLVFITSLNPSKLVDTVGQYLTPALFLAIISLVVGSFFLLNGEVQPPVEKYSAQPFSAGFIEGYLTMDAIAALAFGIIVITALKERGVTDPKEITYRSLQAGFVTALGLASVYICIGWIGAKMASEGTYESGSAVLSAAASLMYGNVGTLLIGVIVLLACFTTCVGLTVACGQFFSKRFPQLSYKAVITLITIVSFAVSNLGLNEIIAYSVPVLVFLYPITIVLVILTFIGKLFNHSPYVYRGAVLLTAVVSLYDGLVEFGLTMSFAEPLIMSLPFSDFSLSWIVPALIGGLAGWGISYFKAPRTSERYQN is encoded by the coding sequence ATGCAAAAAAGAGATACAGTCTTTATCGGCTTCATGCTGTTTGCTTTATTTTTTGGAGCAGGTAACTTAATATACCCGGTTACTTTAGGGATGGAGGCCGGAACCTTGTATTGGCCGGCCATTATTGGCTTCGTCTTAACCGGTGTAGGGCTGCCAATTGTTACAGTTGCCGCCATATCACTCGTGAAAAATGGAGCGATCGAATTAGCCGGAAGAGTCCACCCTATGTTCGCTGTTATTTTTACATCTATTATTTATCTGGCGATCGGTCCGTTCTTTGGAATTCCAAGAGCCGCCAACGTTGGATTTGAAATGGGTGTCGCTCCGTGGATCGGAGGTATTAACGGTTTAGGGCTATTGGTCTTTACCGTTATATTCTTCGTTCTCGTCTTTATTACAAGTTTAAACCCGAGCAAGCTTGTTGACACAGTGGGTCAATATCTAACTCCCGCTCTGTTCCTTGCGATTATCAGCTTAGTCGTCGGCAGCTTTTTTCTATTGAACGGAGAAGTCCAGCCGCCTGTTGAAAAATACAGTGCTCAGCCATTTTCCGCAGGATTCATTGAAGGTTATTTAACAATGGATGCGATTGCGGCGCTAGCGTTTGGAATCATTGTCATTACAGCATTGAAAGAGCGGGGAGTTACTGATCCAAAAGAAATTACGTACCGTTCTCTGCAAGCCGGCTTTGTAACAGCACTCGGTCTCGCTTCTGTATATATTTGTATTGGATGGATCGGTGCCAAAATGGCATCTGAGGGGACCTATGAAAGCGGGAGTGCTGTCCTTTCTGCGGCTGCCAGCCTGATGTATGGAAACGTCGGAACTTTGCTTATTGGCGTCATTGTGCTGCTTGCGTGCTTTACAACATGTGTAGGGCTGACCGTAGCCTGCGGCCAGTTCTTCTCTAAGAGATTTCCACAGCTATCTTATAAAGCTGTCATTACACTGATTACTATCGTAAGTTTTGCGGTATCCAACCTAGGTTTGAACGAGATCATTGCTTACTCTGTTCCTGTTCTTGTTTTCCTTTATCCAATTACGATTGTGCTCGTCATTCTTACGTTTATCGGAAAATTATTTAACCATTCGCCTTATGTATACCGCGGGGCTGTTCTCTTAACAGCTGTCGTAAGCCTGTATGACGGTTTGGTTGAATTTGGTCTTACTATGAGTTTTGCAGAACCATTAATTATGTCCCTTCCGTTTTCTGATTTCAGCTTAAGCTGGATTGTTCCTGCACTGATTGGGGGACTTGCTGGATGGGGGATTTCCTACTTTAAAGCACCCCGCACTAGTGAACGGTATCAAAATTAA